One Salvia splendens isolate huo1 chromosome 1, SspV2, whole genome shotgun sequence genomic window, AATCTTCTTGTCTTCACTAGCTTAGCCTATGCTGCAGTAAGTCACtttgtattatgtttggttcataacaTAAttataatctcacaacttaattctAGATTATGTCTTCCCACTATTTTATCTAAGAAACCGAACATTTGCAGGGGATCACCATGGTGGCTGTGTCAACTCCTCCCCTCGCAAACGCATCTGGCACGTGCAAACGATACGAGCCAGAATGTGTGGGCCGCACTCAGAAGGGCATCCTCATCGCAGGCTTGGCCTTGATAGCTGTTGGAGTGGCCGGTAATCTCGTCTCGCTATTACCTTACCTTAACCTGAAGAAGAGCTCTGGCCAAGGTGTTAACATATATCAGATAATTGGCCTATTTGGGGTTGTGGTTGTGTCTATAGCCGGAGCCATTGCTCTTCCATACATCAGACCACCAACTCTCAAGTTTGGGATCCCAGCCATCTGCACTGTCGTCGGCACCTTCCTTTTCCTCACCGGTTTCTCCAAATACACCAATGATCCTCCCTCACACGACAGCCCTCTCTTCAATGTATTCAGAGTGTTCGTCGCAGCCTCACTCAAGATCTTCCGTTCCTACCCAGTCAGCAACAAGGATTATCACGGCCACGTAATAGGGAAGACGGAATTCACAACCACAAGGTGCCTCGGAGGGCTGCATAAGGCCGCCATAATATTGCCCGGTGAAGATCCCCCCACTGGGAAGAGCTGGACGCTCTGCACCGTGGAGCAAGTGGAAGAGGCCAAGATTGCAGTGCGAATGGTCCCAATGTGGATGACTTTCATAGTTTGTGGCGTTGTGGCCGCCATTGGAGACACTTACTTTGTCGAACAAGCAAGCAAGCTCAACCGCAACATAGGGAGATTAAAGCTGCCTATTCAAGTACTTCTCCTAGCAAGAAGGTCAACAAAGGATTGGCTAGGCGGAAAGGTGACAAAACTCCTGGAGGAATTCAGAACTGACCTGGCACCCTCGTTTGGGATAGCAGCGGGGATGCTATGTTCGATCCTGTGTTGTATAAGTGCAGCTTTGGTGGAGAGAAAGAGGCTTAACGTTATGAGAAGTGACGGATTGCTGGATCAGCCGGATGAGCAGATCAAGATGAGTATTTATTGGCTGGTTTTCCAGTTCGTCTTGTTAGGAGGATTAGAAGCTTTTTTGGAGAACAGCGTGAGTGTATACTACAGAGATCAGTCGCCTGGATCAGTCGCAAACTACCTGGTGAACTTCATTCGAGGGGTGACCGGTTTGGGATATATGTGCAGTGCGCTTTCCGTGTATGTTGTGGGGAAGATAAGCGAGAAGGGAGGGAGGAAAAACTGGTTTCAGCATACCTTGAACCGGAGTCGACTGGACCGCTACTACTGGGTGCTGGCGGGTTTGAGTTTGGTGAATATGGTCGTGTTTGTTTTTGTGGCGTCGTTTTATAGGTAC contains:
- the LOC121747091 gene encoding protein NRT1/ PTR FAMILY 5.5-like isoform X1 is translated as MADEKKSFVRISALLWADVLVAYALFVMQNYLTDVWGLSLIHAALILNIWNGVYRILPLFFLYLVDKYLGYLNLLVFTSLAYAAGITMVAVSTPPLANASGTCKRYEPECVGRTQKGILIAGLALIAVGVAGNLVSLLPYLNLKKSSGQGVNIYQIIGLFGVVVVSIAGAIALPYIRPPTLKFGIPAICTVVGTFLFLTGFSKYTNDPPSHDSPLFNVFRVFVAASLKIFRSYPVSNKDYHGHVIGKTEFTTTRCLGGLHKAAIILPGEDPPTGKSWTLCTVEQVEEAKIAVRMVPMWMTFIVCGVVAAIGDTYFVEQASKLNRNIGRLKLPIQVLLLARRSTKDWLGGKVTKLLEEFRTDLAPSFGIAAGMLCSILCCISAALVERKRLNVMRSDGLLDQPDEQIKMSIYWLVFQFVLLGGLEAFLENSVSVYYRDQSPGSVANYLVNFIRGVTGLGYMCSALSVYVVGKISEKGGRKNWFQHTLNRSRLDRYYWVLAGLSLVNMVVFVFVASFYRYKKPEECGRRTPDAGGGYTDGYNEGDQNRSCCCFC
- the LOC121747091 gene encoding protein NRT1/ PTR FAMILY 5.5-like isoform X2, with protein sequence MQNYLTDVWGLSLIHAALILNIWNGVYRILPLFFLYLVDKYLGYLNLLVFTSLAYAAGITMVAVSTPPLANASGTCKRYEPECVGRTQKGILIAGLALIAVGVAGNLVSLLPYLNLKKSSGQGVNIYQIIGLFGVVVVSIAGAIALPYIRPPTLKFGIPAICTVVGTFLFLTGFSKYTNDPPSHDSPLFNVFRVFVAASLKIFRSYPVSNKDYHGHVIGKTEFTTTRCLGGLHKAAIILPGEDPPTGKSWTLCTVEQVEEAKIAVRMVPMWMTFIVCGVVAAIGDTYFVEQASKLNRNIGRLKLPIQVLLLARRSTKDWLGGKVTKLLEEFRTDLAPSFGIAAGMLCSILCCISAALVERKRLNVMRSDGLLDQPDEQIKMSIYWLVFQFVLLGGLEAFLENSVSVYYRDQSPGSVANYLVNFIRGVTGLGYMCSALSVYVVGKISEKGGRKNWFQHTLNRSRLDRYYWVLAGLSLVNMVVFVFVASFYRYKKPEECGRRTPDAGGGYTDGYNEGDQNRSCCCFC